The proteins below come from a single Vicugna pacos chromosome 13, VicPac4, whole genome shotgun sequence genomic window:
- the ATPAF1 gene encoding ATP synthase mitochondrial F1 complex assembly factor 1 isoform X2, protein MQFFIKELAHNGGEEDLPKYVAVKSDPAAFESRLEKRSEFRKQPVGHSKQGDFIKCVEQKTDTLGKQPMSRGFTKDKTLSSIFNIEMVKDKTAEEIKQIWQQYFAAKDTVYAVIPKEKFDLIWNRAQSCPTFLCALPRREGYEFFVGQWTGTELHFTALINIQTRGEAAASQLVLYHYPELKEEKGIVLMTAEMDSTFLNVVEAQCIANQVQLFYATDRKETYGLVETFNFRPNEFKYMSVIAELEQSGLGAELKCAQNQDKT, encoded by the exons ATGCAATTCTTCATCAAGGAGCTGGCCCACAATGGAGGGGAGGAAGATCTGCCCAAGTACGTGGCAGTGAA GTCTGATCCAGCTGCGTTTGAGTCCCGACTAGAAAAGCGCAGTGAGTTTCGGAAGCAGCCTGTGGGGCACTCCAAGCAAGGTGATTTTATCAAATGTGTGGAACAGAAG ACAGACACATTGGGGAAACAGCCTATGAGCAGAGGATTCACTAAGGATAAG actCTCAGTTCAATCTTTAACATTGAGATGGTAAAAGACAAAActgcagaagaaataaaacag ATCTGGCAGCAGTATTTTGCAGCAAAAGATACAGTCTACGCAGTTATTCCT AAAGAGAAGTTTGACTTGATCTGGAATCGGGCTCAGTCTTGTCCAACA TTTCTGTGTGCACTACCAAGAAGGGAAGGTTATGAGTTTTTTGTCGGACAGTGGACAGGTACTGAACTCCACTTCACTGCACTTATAAATATTCAG ACCCGAGGGGAAGCTGCAGCCAGCCAGCTGGTTTTATATCATTACCCTGAACTTAAGGAAGAAAAGGGCATAGTACTGATGACAGCAGAAATGGATTCCACATTTCTG AATGTTGTTGAGGCACAGTGCATTGCCAACCAAGTCCAGCTCTTCTATGCCACTGATCGGAAAGAGACCTACGGGTTAGTGGAGACCTTTAACTTCAGACCAAATGAGTTCAAATATATGTCTGTCATCGCGGAATTGGAGCAAAGCGGACTTGGAGCAGAACTGAAATGTGCTCAAAACCAGGATAAGACTTAA